From Pseudochaenichthys georgianus chromosome 11, fPseGeo1.2, whole genome shotgun sequence, a single genomic window includes:
- the LOC117454786 gene encoding sodium bicarbonate cotransporter 3-like isoform X9 encodes MDEPSEQMRPLLRTGLDEEALVDHGKSSFSTHTNYEKEDLDSHRAVYVGVHVPLGRENKRRHRHRGHRHHRKKKDRDSEEGKDDGRESPTDTPSQRVQFILGAEDDDLEHVPHDLFTELDELSFRDGRSTEWKETARWLKFEEDVEDGGERWSKPYVATLSLHSLFELRSCILNGTVMLDMRANSIEEIADMLIDSMVASGQLKEDLRHKVREAMLKKHHHQNERKLSNRIPLVRSIADIGKKHSDPLLLERNGEGLSSSRLSLHKAGTASSVSNLSQRRESRVSILLNHLLPSSSSNTGHAPGSPFLTTPQNTPVAPRHSSQTQGAGLGPHGIPEVVVSPPEDDDHPHSAEEEAASPELSRRASSASQGLELMPLEGPLVSPNSLPNNLDGNKAVERRPSKVGVSREGSSVDFSKVDMNFMKKIPPGAEASNVLVGEVDFLEKPIIAFVRLSPAVLITGLTEVPVPTRFLFLLLGPHGKGPQYHEIGRSMATLMTDEIFHDVAYRAKDRTDLLSGLDEFLDQVTVLPPGEWDPTIRIEPPKNVPSQMKRKIPSQPNGNASPSGEMEKEDEHNTGPELQRTGRIFGGLYQDIKRKLPFYWSDIRDSFNLQCLASVLFLYCACMSPVITFGGLLGEATHGNISAIESLFGASLTGVVYSLFAGQPLTILGSTGPVLVFEKILFKFCTDYGLNYLSLRTSIGLWTAFLCLVLVATDASSLVCYITRFTEEAFAALICVIFIYEALEKLFHLGEHFPVNTHNHLDNLTMYSCECSPPVNATDQFVQEWNRTGYTPDSIPWSSLNVTMCHTLHGEFIGSACGQHGPYIPDVLFWSIILFFTTFFLSGFLKQFKTERYFPTRVRSTISDFAVFITIMVMVLVDYLMGIPSPKLKVPDRFEPTSKNRGWLMDPLGENPWWTLLVAALPALLCTILIFMDQQITAVIINRKEHKLKKGCGYHLDLMIVAIMLGVCSIMGLPWFVAATVLSISHVNSLKVESGCSAPGESPKFLGIREQRVTGFLIFMLMGCSVFMTSALKFIPMPVLYGVFLYMGVSSLKGIQFFDRIKLFGMPAKHQPDLIYLRYVPLWKVHIFTLVQLTCLVLLWVIKASTAAVVFPMMVLALVFIRKLLDFFFTKRELSWLDDLMPESKKKKEDDKKKKARQKLDEETRLQEEEESSRKVNFEGSNLLTIPVKALSGSSDTDPLVVNISDEMAKSAAWKAVNSSASCLQPVKRSKSQEKMACVKVDISPDSPGGGSSSETFL; translated from the exons ATGGACGAACCTTCGGAACAAATGAGGCCGCTACTGAGAACA GGTCTAGATGAGGAGGCATTAGTGGACCATGGAAAGAGCAGCTTCAGTACTCACACAAACTACGAAAAGGAGGATTTGGACA GCCACAGAGCGGTGTATGTAGGCGTCCATGTTCCTCTTGGAAGGGAGAACAAACGGAGACATCGTCATCGAGGACACAGACACCACCGAAAGAAGAAAGATAGAGACTCTGAGGAGGGGAAGGATGATGGCCGGGAATCCCCCACTG ACACACCATCCCAGCGGGTTCAGTTCATCCTGGGAGCAGAGGACGATGACCTCGAGCACGTCCCACATGACCTCTTCACTGAGCTGGACGAGCTCTCCTTCAGAGACGGCAGATCCACTGAGTGGAAGGAAACTGCCAG GTGGTTGAAATTTGAAGAAGATGTGGAAGAtggtggggagagatggagtAAGCCCTATGTGGCTACGTTGTCACTACACAGCTTATTTGAACTGCGTAGCTGCATACTCAACGGCACGGTCATGCTCGATATGAGGGCCAACAGTATTGAAGAAATTGCAG ACATGCTGATAGACAGCATGGTGGCGTCGGGCCAGCTGAAGGAAGATTTGCGCCACAAGGTGCGGGAAGCCATGCTGAAGAAACACCACCACCAGAATGAGAGAAAACTTAGCAATCGCATCCCTCTGGTGCGCTCCATTGCTGACATAGGCAAGAAACATTCTGACCCACTCTTGCTTGAAAGAAACG GAGAGGGCCTGTCCTCTTCACGTCTCTCTCTCCACAAGGCAGGGACAGCCTCTTCTGTCTCCAACCTCTCCCAGAGACGAGAGTCCAGAGTCTCCATCCTGCTCAACCATCTCCtaccttcctcttcctccaacACTGGGCACGCCCCAGGCAGCCCGTTCCTCACCACCCCTCAAAATACCCCCGTTGCTCCCCGGCACTCCTCCCAAACCCAGGGCGCAGGCCTTGGCCCTCATGGCATCCCCGAAGTGGTGGTATCGCCTCCTGAGGATGACGACCACCCACACTCTGCTGAAGAAGAGGCGGCTTCACCAGAGCTCAGCCGTCGAGCATCCTCTGCATCCCAGGGCCTCGAGCTGATGCCCTTAGAAG GACCACTGGTTTCTCCGAACTCTCTCCCCAACAACCTGGATGGCAACAAGGCTGTGGAGAGGAGACCGTCCAAAGTAGGGGTCAGTAGAGAGGGCAGCAGTGTCGACTTCAGCAAG GTGGATATGAATTTCATGAAAAAGATTCCTCCGGGTGCTGAAGCCTCCAATGTCCTTGTTGGAGAAGTGGACTTCCTGGAGAAGCCCATAATTGCTTTCGTACGACTGTCCCCTGCAGTCCTCATCACAGGCCTCACAGAGGTGCCTGTGCCCACCAG GTTTCTattcctgcttttgggtcctcaTGGCAAAGGGCCCCAGTACCATGAGATTGGCAGGTCCATGGCCACACTAATGACAGATGAG ATTTTCCATGATGTGGCATACAGGGCCAAAGACCGAACGGATCTGCTTTCGGGGTTAGATGAGTTCCTGGATCAGGTCACTGTCCTGCCTCCTGGAGAATGGGACCCCACAATCCGAATTGAGCCCCCAAAGAATGTCCCTTCTCAG ATGAAGAGGAAGATACCTTCACAACCCAACGGCAATGCGTCTCCATCTGGAGAAATGGAGAAGGAAGATGAGCACAACACGGGGCCCGAGCTACAGAGGACGGGGAG GATATTTGGAGGTCTGTACCAGGACATCAAACGGAAGCTCCCGTTCTACTGGAGCGACATCAGAGACTCCTTCAATCTGCAGTGTCTAGCCTCCGTCCTCTTCCTCTACTGCGCCTGCATGTCCCCTGTCATCACTTTTGGAGGGCTGCTTGGCGAGGCAACACACGGCAACATA AGTGCCATAGAGTCTCTGTTTGGGGCGTCACTTACAGGAGTGGTATACTCCCTCTTCGCAGGCCAGCCCCTCACTATTCTTGGCAGCACAGGCCCTGTATTAGTGTTTGAGAAGATCCTCTTCAAGTTCTGCAC TGACTACGGCCTGAACTACCTGTCCCTGCGGACCAGCATTGGTCTGTGGACGGCCTTCCTCTGTCTGGTGCTGGTAGCCACAGATGCTAGCTCCCTGGTGTGCTACATCACCAGATTCACAGAGGAGGCCTTCGCTGCCCTCATCTGCGTCATCTTCATCTACGAGGCTCTGGAGAAGCTCTTTCACCTGGGAGAACACTTCCCAGTCAACACGCACAACCACCTGGACAATCTTACCATGTATTC GTGTGAGTGCTCTCCACCGGTCAACGCCACGGATCAGTTCGTGCAGGAGTGGAACCGCACGGGATACACCCCCGACTCTATCCCATGGAGCAGCCTCAACGTGACG ATGTGTCACACACTCCATGGAGAGTTCATAGGTTCTGCCTGCGGTCAGCACGGGCCCTATATCCCAGATGTTCTCTTCTGGTCCATCATCCTCTTCTTCACCACCTTCTTCCTGTCTGGCTTTCTTAAGCAGTTCAAGACGGAGAGATATTTCCCAACCAGG GTGCGATCCACTATCAGCGACTTTGCTGTGTTTATCACCATCATGGTCATGGTGCTGGTGGACTATCTCATGGGGATCCCCTCTCCTAAACTTAAAGTCCCTGACCGCTTTGAG CCTACTTCAAAGAACAGAGGCTGGCTAATGGACCCGTTAGGAGAGAATCCCTGGTGGACGCTGCTGGTGGCGGCACTTCCCGCTCTGCTCTGCACCATCCTCATCTTTATGGACCAACAGATCACTGCAGTCATCATCAACCGCAAGGAGCACAAGCTCAAG AAAGGCTGTGGCTATCACCTGGATTTGATGATAGTGGCAATAATGCTGGGTGTGTGCTCCATCATGGGCCTGCCGTGGTTCGTGGCTGCTACCGTCCTCTCCATCTCGCACGTGAACAGCCTGAAGGTGGAGTCGGGCTGCTCCGCTCCGGGAGAGTCGCCAAAGTTCCTGGGCATCCGGGAGCAGCGGGTCACTGGGTTCTTGATCTTTATGCTCATGGGTTGTTCTGTTTTTATGACATCGGCACTCAAG TTTATTCCAATGCCAGTACTATATGGAGTCTTTCTCTACATGGGTGTCTCTTCCCTCAAAGGAATTCAA TTCTTCGACAGAATAAAGCTGTTTGGCATGCCGGCCAAGCACCAGCCGGACCTGATCTACCTGCGCTACGTGCCGCTGTGGAAGGTCCACATCTTCACCCTGGTGCAGCTCACCTGCCTGGTGCTGCTCTGGGTCATCAAGGCCTCCACGGCCGCCGTTGTGTTTCCTATGATG GTTCTGGCACTGGTCTTTATCCGAAAGCTTCTAGACTTTTTCTTCACAAAGAGAGAGCTGAGCTGGCTGGATGACTTGATGCCGGAAagcaagaagaagaaagaggacGACAAGAAAAAGAAAGCACGACAAAAGCTG GATGAAGAGACCAGACTGCAAGAAGAAGAGGAGAGTAGCCGGAAGGTCAACTTTGAAGGCTCAAACCTGCTCACCATCCCTGTGAAAGCCCTCTCAGGGAG TTCTGATACTGACCCCTTGGTTGTAAATATCTCTGATGAAATGGCCAAATCCGCAGCATGGAAAGCCGTGAACTCGAGTGCCTCATGCCTCCAACCTGTGAAGCGTAGCAAAAG CCAGGAGAAGATGGCCTGCGTTAAAGTCGACATCAGCCCCGACTCACCAGGAGGGGGTTCCAGCTCCGAGACCTTCCTgtga
- the LOC117454786 gene encoding sodium bicarbonate cotransporter 3-like isoform X3, with translation MDEPSEQMRPLLRTGLDEEALVDHGKSSFSTHTNYEKEDLDSHRAVYVGVHVPLGRENKRRHRHRGHRHHRKKKDRDSEEGKDDGRESPTDTPSQRVQFILGAEDDDLEHVPHDLFTELDELSFRDGRSTEWKETARWLKFEEDVEDGGERWSKPYVATLSLHSLFELRSCILNGTVMLDMRANSIEEIADMLIDSMVASGQLKEDLRHKVREAMLKKHHHQNERKLSNRIPLVRSIADIGKKHSDPLLLERNGEGLSSSRLSLHKAGTASSVSNLSQRRESRVSILLNHLLPSSSSNTGHAPGSPFLTTPQNTPVAPRHSSQTQGAGLGPHGIPEVVVSPPEDDDHPHSAEEEAASPELSRRASSASQGLELMPLEGPLVSPNSLPNNLDGNKAVERRPSKVGVSREGSSVDFSKVDMNFMKKIPPGAEASNVLVGEVDFLEKPIIAFVRLSPAVLITGLTEVPVPTRFLFLLLGPHGKGPQYHEIGRSMATLMTDEIFHDVAYRAKDRTDLLSGLDEFLDQVTVLPPGEWDPTIRIEPPKNVPSQMKRKIPSQPNGNASPSGEMEKEDEHNTGPELQRTGRIFGGLYQDIKRKLPFYWSDIRDSFNLQCLASVLFLYCACMSPVITFGGLLGEATHGNISAIESLFGASLTGVVYSLFAGQPLTILGSTGPVLVFEKILFKFCTDYGLNYLSLRTSIGLWTAFLCLVLVATDASSLVCYITRFTEEAFAALICVIFIYEALEKLFHLGEHFPVNTHNHLDNLTMYSCECSPPVNATDQFVQEWNRTGYTPDSIPWSSLNVTMCHTLHGEFIGSACGQHGPYIPDVLFWSIILFFTTFFLSGFLKQFKTERYFPTRVRSTISDFAVFITIMVMVLVDYLMGIPSPKLKVPDRFEPTSKNRGWLMDPLGENPWWTLLVAALPALLCTILIFMDQQITAVIINRKEHKLKKGCGYHLDLMIVAIMLGVCSIMGLPWFVAATVLSISHVNSLKVESGCSAPGESPKFLGIREQRVTGFLIFMLMGCSVFMTSALKFIPMPVLYGVFLYMGVSSLKGIQFFDRIKLFGMPAKHQPDLIYLRYVPLWKVHIFTLVQLTCLVLLWVIKASTAAVVFPMMVLALVFIRKLLDFFFTKRELSWLDDLMPESKKKKEDDKKKKARQKLASNAVLIQDEETRLQEEEESSRKVNFEGSNLLTIPVKALSGSQEKMACVKVDISPDSPGGGSSSETFL, from the exons ATGGACGAACCTTCGGAACAAATGAGGCCGCTACTGAGAACA GGTCTAGATGAGGAGGCATTAGTGGACCATGGAAAGAGCAGCTTCAGTACTCACACAAACTACGAAAAGGAGGATTTGGACA GCCACAGAGCGGTGTATGTAGGCGTCCATGTTCCTCTTGGAAGGGAGAACAAACGGAGACATCGTCATCGAGGACACAGACACCACCGAAAGAAGAAAGATAGAGACTCTGAGGAGGGGAAGGATGATGGCCGGGAATCCCCCACTG ACACACCATCCCAGCGGGTTCAGTTCATCCTGGGAGCAGAGGACGATGACCTCGAGCACGTCCCACATGACCTCTTCACTGAGCTGGACGAGCTCTCCTTCAGAGACGGCAGATCCACTGAGTGGAAGGAAACTGCCAG GTGGTTGAAATTTGAAGAAGATGTGGAAGAtggtggggagagatggagtAAGCCCTATGTGGCTACGTTGTCACTACACAGCTTATTTGAACTGCGTAGCTGCATACTCAACGGCACGGTCATGCTCGATATGAGGGCCAACAGTATTGAAGAAATTGCAG ACATGCTGATAGACAGCATGGTGGCGTCGGGCCAGCTGAAGGAAGATTTGCGCCACAAGGTGCGGGAAGCCATGCTGAAGAAACACCACCACCAGAATGAGAGAAAACTTAGCAATCGCATCCCTCTGGTGCGCTCCATTGCTGACATAGGCAAGAAACATTCTGACCCACTCTTGCTTGAAAGAAACG GAGAGGGCCTGTCCTCTTCACGTCTCTCTCTCCACAAGGCAGGGACAGCCTCTTCTGTCTCCAACCTCTCCCAGAGACGAGAGTCCAGAGTCTCCATCCTGCTCAACCATCTCCtaccttcctcttcctccaacACTGGGCACGCCCCAGGCAGCCCGTTCCTCACCACCCCTCAAAATACCCCCGTTGCTCCCCGGCACTCCTCCCAAACCCAGGGCGCAGGCCTTGGCCCTCATGGCATCCCCGAAGTGGTGGTATCGCCTCCTGAGGATGACGACCACCCACACTCTGCTGAAGAAGAGGCGGCTTCACCAGAGCTCAGCCGTCGAGCATCCTCTGCATCCCAGGGCCTCGAGCTGATGCCCTTAGAAG GACCACTGGTTTCTCCGAACTCTCTCCCCAACAACCTGGATGGCAACAAGGCTGTGGAGAGGAGACCGTCCAAAGTAGGGGTCAGTAGAGAGGGCAGCAGTGTCGACTTCAGCAAG GTGGATATGAATTTCATGAAAAAGATTCCTCCGGGTGCTGAAGCCTCCAATGTCCTTGTTGGAGAAGTGGACTTCCTGGAGAAGCCCATAATTGCTTTCGTACGACTGTCCCCTGCAGTCCTCATCACAGGCCTCACAGAGGTGCCTGTGCCCACCAG GTTTCTattcctgcttttgggtcctcaTGGCAAAGGGCCCCAGTACCATGAGATTGGCAGGTCCATGGCCACACTAATGACAGATGAG ATTTTCCATGATGTGGCATACAGGGCCAAAGACCGAACGGATCTGCTTTCGGGGTTAGATGAGTTCCTGGATCAGGTCACTGTCCTGCCTCCTGGAGAATGGGACCCCACAATCCGAATTGAGCCCCCAAAGAATGTCCCTTCTCAG ATGAAGAGGAAGATACCTTCACAACCCAACGGCAATGCGTCTCCATCTGGAGAAATGGAGAAGGAAGATGAGCACAACACGGGGCCCGAGCTACAGAGGACGGGGAG GATATTTGGAGGTCTGTACCAGGACATCAAACGGAAGCTCCCGTTCTACTGGAGCGACATCAGAGACTCCTTCAATCTGCAGTGTCTAGCCTCCGTCCTCTTCCTCTACTGCGCCTGCATGTCCCCTGTCATCACTTTTGGAGGGCTGCTTGGCGAGGCAACACACGGCAACATA AGTGCCATAGAGTCTCTGTTTGGGGCGTCACTTACAGGAGTGGTATACTCCCTCTTCGCAGGCCAGCCCCTCACTATTCTTGGCAGCACAGGCCCTGTATTAGTGTTTGAGAAGATCCTCTTCAAGTTCTGCAC TGACTACGGCCTGAACTACCTGTCCCTGCGGACCAGCATTGGTCTGTGGACGGCCTTCCTCTGTCTGGTGCTGGTAGCCACAGATGCTAGCTCCCTGGTGTGCTACATCACCAGATTCACAGAGGAGGCCTTCGCTGCCCTCATCTGCGTCATCTTCATCTACGAGGCTCTGGAGAAGCTCTTTCACCTGGGAGAACACTTCCCAGTCAACACGCACAACCACCTGGACAATCTTACCATGTATTC GTGTGAGTGCTCTCCACCGGTCAACGCCACGGATCAGTTCGTGCAGGAGTGGAACCGCACGGGATACACCCCCGACTCTATCCCATGGAGCAGCCTCAACGTGACG ATGTGTCACACACTCCATGGAGAGTTCATAGGTTCTGCCTGCGGTCAGCACGGGCCCTATATCCCAGATGTTCTCTTCTGGTCCATCATCCTCTTCTTCACCACCTTCTTCCTGTCTGGCTTTCTTAAGCAGTTCAAGACGGAGAGATATTTCCCAACCAGG GTGCGATCCACTATCAGCGACTTTGCTGTGTTTATCACCATCATGGTCATGGTGCTGGTGGACTATCTCATGGGGATCCCCTCTCCTAAACTTAAAGTCCCTGACCGCTTTGAG CCTACTTCAAAGAACAGAGGCTGGCTAATGGACCCGTTAGGAGAGAATCCCTGGTGGACGCTGCTGGTGGCGGCACTTCCCGCTCTGCTCTGCACCATCCTCATCTTTATGGACCAACAGATCACTGCAGTCATCATCAACCGCAAGGAGCACAAGCTCAAG AAAGGCTGTGGCTATCACCTGGATTTGATGATAGTGGCAATAATGCTGGGTGTGTGCTCCATCATGGGCCTGCCGTGGTTCGTGGCTGCTACCGTCCTCTCCATCTCGCACGTGAACAGCCTGAAGGTGGAGTCGGGCTGCTCCGCTCCGGGAGAGTCGCCAAAGTTCCTGGGCATCCGGGAGCAGCGGGTCACTGGGTTCTTGATCTTTATGCTCATGGGTTGTTCTGTTTTTATGACATCGGCACTCAAG TTTATTCCAATGCCAGTACTATATGGAGTCTTTCTCTACATGGGTGTCTCTTCCCTCAAAGGAATTCAA TTCTTCGACAGAATAAAGCTGTTTGGCATGCCGGCCAAGCACCAGCCGGACCTGATCTACCTGCGCTACGTGCCGCTGTGGAAGGTCCACATCTTCACCCTGGTGCAGCTCACCTGCCTGGTGCTGCTCTGGGTCATCAAGGCCTCCACGGCCGCCGTTGTGTTTCCTATGATG GTTCTGGCACTGGTCTTTATCCGAAAGCTTCTAGACTTTTTCTTCACAAAGAGAGAGCTGAGCTGGCTGGATGACTTGATGCCGGAAagcaagaagaagaaagaggacGACAAGAAAAAGAAAGCACGACAAAAGCTG GCTTCCAATGCTGTTTTGATTCAGGATGAAGAGACCAGACTGCAAGAAGAAGAGGAGAGTAGCCGGAAGGTCAACTTTGAAGGCTCAAACCTGCTCACCATCCCTGTGAAAGCCCTCTCAGGGAG CCAGGAGAAGATGGCCTGCGTTAAAGTCGACATCAGCCCCGACTCACCAGGAGGGGGTTCCAGCTCCGAGACCTTCCTgtga